aaaccctcatttctcttctcttaccaactagatttcttcatctcttctccttGCAACCAACCACTCAATATCATCAAATTCACCTTCATCATCTtgcttcctttttcttctctatTCTATCTCCATTTATTCAAATCTCATTTTCTCAAAATCTCCAAATCAGAAAATTTCAACTTAATGAGTGAAGGAAGCATTCAACTTTGAGTCCCGGTTATTATTGAGGCTTCAAGGTAACTCTTTGACTCAATAATTAGCCATATCTCTAATTTTTGTCATCTCTATATTTATGGGTATATATAAATCCGAATTAGGGTTATTAGGGGTTAGAAAATTTGGGGCTTTTGTCAAGGTGAGTAAGATTATGTTAATTGACAATATTAGTAGCTCACAAATATCATTATTGTCATATTTCTAGAGTTGTAGAATTATTGGACATCATTGGGTAGCTCGTTGACGCGCTCAGAGTTGCTTCCGGTTCTTTGGAAtcaagttgtgagtggatattatatctataattgtttttaaatatattattatcaatatCTATGTTGAATCATTAATTTTGgagtttgaaaatattttattattgtgatttctgaatttttgaaaataaatattgatttgtgaaacttacaattttataaaaatacacacgagacgatatttatatattttgtaaagtatAAATGTTTTCTTATTTGACCTTATGtaaattttagttaaattttagtatgcaatcctatatatattgATTTGCTATGGAATTTAGTAGTATGTTATAAGCACTAGAGATTTTTATaagtgatttggtttggattggtttgggagactctgactagaaaatcgtagttaacggcggttatgacgttaacctagatgcatctggctcagacctcagctagcaggggcgttgctagcctaacgtgtaggccacacgttggatctgttatacCGTACGGGCACACTAGAGGAAAGGcctacccttagaggtggagccgccctaggtgtgtaatatttgatttgatttgacttctggaatgagaactcccattTTAGTTCATCCGCTTAACTATTTATCTAATGtttgtataattaattaatatgaattTCTCATCTCTGAAAAGAAATATAATTTTCAAGGTAAACTCTGTATTGTCTCGTGTGGGTTATAGATGTAATGTTTactcactgagttgcaaaactcaccctattatattcccatatttttcagatacaggagtTATTCCAGGTTCCATTCCACCTGCCCCTCAGTAGATCTTAGTCATTTTGGTGAGCCCTTCTTCTTTCCAAGGGCTAAGTAATTATGTAATGGAACCTTTGCTCAAAATCTAGATTATGtcaatgctccatatgtcacaggcaggatcctcGTGTGAGTTATGTTATTTTGAATCTTGAACTGTTTAGGTAGTGATTATGATTTGGTTATGTAAGACTTATGGTTTTAACTATATACTCTAGTTATcaacttgatatatatatatgatgcgtATTTTGGATATATTTGGTTGTGGATATAATTTGgagtatgttgttgttgttgtcttgGAAATGGAGGTTTATTATTAATACAGGGAGTTAATATTTATGTTGGTAAGGTCCTAGAAACAGAGGAGATTCTGTCCGTTTTTCTGAAAATTTGGTCGTTTGGCTTGCTGAGGGACTTGTCCCTTGAGCGCCAGTCATGGCTTGGTTCGGGTCGtgacaaagtggtatcagagccttaGGTTTTCCTgtgtaatatggagcaagtgtCCTTTAGTAAGATCACAATTGTGCAAATGGAAGCCGGCCCATTTTCACAAAGTGTGATGTTACTAGAGGCCTATAGGAAGTTTTCCTCAATCTTTTGGTCTCATAATTCTTTCTGTCTGTCCTATTGTCTTCGAACTCTATATACATATGTCGTTGGTGATTCAATCGCTCTACTTACTCGATAGGTGGAAGATGCCACCTAAGAAAAGACGTGGTGGAACTGTTGGTGCTCCTGATACTGCTGAATCCAATAGGGCAGTTTCTCCGCCACTTGGAGCGCTTCGACAAAGGCCAAGGAGCCAAAGGATAGCTGATAGGCGCAAAGGAGAGATACCCCGCGAGAGAGTTCAAGAGAACCCCGCAGTAAGAGAGGCTCAACCGGACTTAGCAGCTGAATTGAGGGGAATGAATCAAACTCTTAATGCGGTGTTACATGTTCTAACAAATCAAAATAGGGTGAAGCGAGACTTCCTAATGCGCCAAATCCTCAGCCTCATAGGGTTCATCAATTGTTTGGGGATCAAGAGCCGCCAATTGAAAAGTATTTGAAGTTGAATTCGTCCACTTTCAATGGagattcattggatgaagatccaCAACAATATCTAGAGGATGCAAAGAAAGCTATTCGAGCTCTCAAGTGCACCAAAGAATGGGCTGTTGAGTTAGTATCCTACAACTTGCGTGGTTCAGCAAGATATTGGTATGAGTCTCTTCTTGAGAGCAAAGAAGTAGCTGGACTTCCTCCTCCTTCTTGGGAAGAGTTTACTGAAGAGTTTCTTGCTCGATTTTATCCAGCTAACAAGCAAGCAGAAGATGCAATTGCCTTTGAAAGATTAAGGCAAGAGAATATGACAGTGACTGAGTATGCTAAGGAGTTTACTAGACTTTCTAAGAGTGCTCCGTACTTGGTGAATTCAAAAGAGATGAAAGTTCGTCGTTTCGTTCGTGGATTGGCAGAACCTATGTTCACTACTCTTATGCCTGAAGTCGGACGTATGTCTTTTAAGGATGTCCTAAACTCTGCCTATGGAATTGAAGCTGGGATAGCGGAGAGAAATGCTTTTAAGGATGTTGGTAAGAAGCCCAAGATGAAGGGACAATTTTCTGGTGGATCTAGTTTAGGAGGATTTCAGTTTCATCATGGTCAAACTAATCAGCAAGGTTATTCGGGGTATCGAGCTCGTCCTCAAGCATCTTTTGGTGGGGTTGCTTCTTCTGGATCTGCTCCCATGAGTGTTTCGAATCCCAGATATTTTGTTAAGAGCACCTCTCAATCTAGTGCACAGGATTCAAATCAGACAAGGCCAGCTCAGCCCTATTGTCTTCAGTGTGGAAGTTACCATTCCGGTATATGTTTCAAGGCTACTGGTGCATGTTTTGGTTGTGGTCAATCTGGTCATCTTAGGAAGGATTGTCCAAATCCTAGAGGAGGCTTTGCTCCAGGTATTGCACGTCCTACAATACCAATGCCATCATCTTCAGCTATGTCTATTGGAAATTCTTCTGGTCCTAGTGGCAGAGGAGCAGGTGGCAAAGGTCAGACCTATAACAGAGGAGGGAGCCAAAGAGGAAGAGGTCAGGCACGTGTGCATGCCTTAACACGTCAAGATGCTCAAGCTTCTCATGCTGTGGTGGCAGGTACTTTACAAGTTTGTTCTTTAGATGCTCGAGTGTTATTTGATACGGGTTCTCATTATTCATATGTATCTCCACATCTTGCATCTCGTTTCGATAAACAACCTGAACTGTTATCCCACCCATTTCATGTTGGCACTCCGCTTGGAGTCTCCACGATGGTTCGAGTCGTATTTCGGTCTTGTGTTGTTAGAATTAATACCGTTGAAACCTTAGCTGATTTGATCTTTTTAGAACCAATGGAAGATATTGATGTCATCTTAGGCATGGATTGGTTAGCAGCTTGTCATGCTGATGTGGGCTGTTACTCCAAAACTGTGAAGTTTGACATACCGGGTATCTCACCTTTTGTTTTTAAGGGTGATGACTGTCCCACTTTAGCTAGCATCATCTCATCTATGAGTGCTATGCAATTGATGGATAAGGAAAACCAAGGATTTCTGGCAGTTGTTAGAGATGTTGATGCCGAAGTGCCTAGTCTTGATCAGGTTCCTATTGTTAGAGAATTCCCTGACGTGTTCCCTGATGAGCTACCGGGGATGCCGCCTGACCGTGAAGTTGAGTTTTCCATAGAATTGGCTCCGGGAGTCCAACCTGTGTCCATTCCTCCCTATCGTATGGCTCCAACTGAGTTACgagaattaaaattttaattggaAGATATGCTAGAGAAAGGATTCATTCGTCCTAGCACTTCTCCGTGGGGAGCTCCTGTTCTATtcgtaaagaagaaggatggaacGATGCGACTATGTGTGGATTATCGTCAGCTCCTTTTTCCTAAAATAACCTTACTTATATATAACTTATAAAAGAGTACACTTTTTGTTTCTAAAACTCTAAACAAAAATATCCATactataaacaaaaaaataaatagaaaattgataaaaaataaaaacttaacaaAGAATACTAATaatgatattaaaaaattatttgtttgtaAAACATAACCATGAAAAAAATTCAAGAACTTTGACGATTGTTTCTAGTATCTCTTATTACAAATGAGATTAAATGACAAaactgacaaaaaaaataaaattttcaattaatttttcaatttaacaaTTGAACGCAAACGCTAAACGCAAAAAGCTATAATTTATTGCTTCTGATGAACGGGAGTTAAAATCCAGAATCATGTTTGtgtttagagaaaaaaaaaattgccaaataaaaaattatagtgTTCAAAAAGATTGAACGAGCTTCTTGTGTTTCTAATGCTAAACCAAACACATcctaaatattttaaaaactgaACTAAACTGCTTTTTCatataacaattgaaaaaaatgCTTAGTTTTAATATTATTACAGTAAAATTAAATACCAGTTTTATTTGATTTAAcaaactaatttttataaaagaaaaaaaatgagcatTAATACATACAAAGATAGTTACTAAAAAAGAACCTACGTAGTTGTTTCAAAACCACCTCTTTACTCTGAGCCAAAAAGCCAAATTTTATTCCAACGCGCCTTTTGGTTTCAATTTTTATCTCCTTTGCCTTCACTCACTCACACTGCTCTCCTTCCTGTGACCACCATCAATCTTCCGGGTCGCACTCCAGCCAACCTCCGCCCTTGCAAATCAGGCGACCTCTACCCTCTCTCGTTCTTCACGCTCACAGATTACAGAGCCCTAACTCGCTCACCTGCTCTGCCTTGTGGCCGCCGCGGCACTACTGATCTTCCGGGTCGCACTCCAGCCAACCTCCGACCTCGCAACTCAGGCGACCACCACCCTCGTGGTTCGCGTTCACAGGTAATAGCTCTCACCCGCTCACACTGCTCTGCCTCGTGCATGTGGCCGCCTCCTCCGGTCTCGGACCTCGCACCGCCACCAGCCTCTAATCCTTGCCCCTTTGCGTCTTTGTGCGATCTCTGTCAAGTCCCAATTTTTTGTGAGTAGTGATGTGAttcttgtttgtttctttgtCAATTTGTTTGTTAATGATGGTTCTCGTTATCAGACTATGGCTTGGAGTTTTATCAATGGCCCTTTGGTCTTTCTAAGGATAAAATTAGAGTCCTATTAAAAAATTTAGGGTTTGTTCTTAACTCTTTGGATATGAATAATACTCTCTTCTGTTTTGCATCTATTGGATGTCttttatttcattcttgtttctCCTTTTCTATCACCATCTTAGTCATTATTTCCATTCGTATATACATTCTTTTAAATCTTTCAccatttaaattctttttcttgtttatatttACACTTTTTGCAGTAACATTTCATTGTCTTCATTTTAGTATTCATCACAATTTTAGTCATTATTTGTTCATTCTAAAATTTTTCATATGTATGAAAGTTTAGCAAGGTCAAATTGGATTAATTAAATTTAGAATTATATATATGGAGTCTGAATGCGAATGGTTGAATAATTGGGGGAAAGATGGTAACATTAGCCGCATTAAGCCATAACCCAGGGCAATAGTGAAAAAACCCATAACAATCACAATGCATATCACAAAAATGGAAATACCcacaattaaaattattataattgtGACAATATATTTACAGTCGTAACACAGCTACAATTTGAATTAGAATTGTGAATTTTATCAATGATGTCAGAATTATGTTTGTTTAACAGTGAACACCATGTTTGAATCATGGATTCAATGACACGCCTCACATTAATAAGCTTGCTGTGAAATAGTTGTAATTCAAATGCATGGAGTAGATGTATATTGTGGTGT
The DNA window shown above is from Arachis ipaensis cultivar K30076 chromosome B08, Araip1.1, whole genome shotgun sequence and carries:
- the LOC107612715 gene encoding uncharacterized protein LOC107612715 isoform X1 — protein: MTVTEYAKEFTRLSKSAPYLVNSKEMKVRRFVRGLAEPMFTTLMPEVGRMSFKDVLNSAYGIEAGIAERNAFKDVGKKPKMKGQFSGGSSLGGFQFHHGQTNQQGYSGYRARPQASFGGVASSGSAPMSVSNPRYFVKSTSQSSAQDSNQTRPAQPYCLQCGSYHSGICFKATGACFGCGQSGHLRKDCPNPRGGFAPGIARPTIPMPSSSAMSIGNSSGPSGRGAGGKGQTYNRGGSQRGRGQARVHALTRQDAQASHAVVAGTLQVCSLDARVLFDTGSHYSYVSPHLASRFDKQPELLSHPFHVGTPLGVSTMVRVVFRSCVVRINTVETLADLIFLEPMEDIDVILGMDWLAACHADVGCYSKTVKFDIPGISPFVFKGDDCPTLASIISSMSAMQLMDKENQGFLAVVRDVDAEVPSLDQVPIVREFPDVFPDELPGMPPDREVEFSIELAPGVQPVSIPPYRMAPTELRELKF
- the LOC107612715 gene encoding ATP-dependent RNA helicase glh-2-like isoform X2, producing MTVTEYAKEFTRLSKSAPYLVNSKEMKVRRFVRGLAEPMFTTLMPEVGRMSFKDVLNSAYGIEAGIAERNAFKDVGKKPKMKGQFSGGSSLGGFQFHHGQTNQQGYSGYRARPQASFGGVASSGSAPMSVSNPRYFVKSTSQSSAQDSNQTRPAQPYCLQCGSYHSGICFKATGACFGCGQSGHLRKDCPNPRGGFAPGIARPTIPMPSSSAMSIGNSSGPSGRGAGGKGQTYNRGGSQRGRGQARVHALTRQDAQASHAVVADTGVISGSIPPAPQ
- the LOC107612715 gene encoding ATP-dependent RNA helicase glh-2-like isoform X3, which encodes MTVTEYAKEFTRLSKSAPYLVNSKEMKVRRFVRGLAEPMFTTLMPEVGRMSFKDVLNSAYGIEAGIAERNAFKDVGKKPKMKGQFSGGSSLGGFQFHHGQTNQQGYSGYRARPQASFGGVASSGSAPMSVSNPRYFVKSTSQSSAQDSNQTRPAQPYCLQCGSYHSGICFKATGACFGCGQSGHLRKDCPNPRGGFAPGIARPTIPMPSSSAMSIGNSSGPSGRGAGGKGQTYNRGGSQRGRGQARVHALTRQDAQASHAVVAEL